In Rhodomicrobium lacus, the following proteins share a genomic window:
- a CDS encoding phosphodiester glycosidase family protein: MRKILIRATAFLAMAAFCGPSDAAAQPCKPYAFEGNGYTLCEASLDRFAIRLFWQKPDGTPYTYLSAVPKTDERGGRLAFALNGGMFHPDYKPVGLHVENGRELVRANTRPGPGNFHLRPNGVFYVGEAEAGVMETGAFLKKKPKASYATQSGPMLVIDGQLHPRIAKANVSAKPRDGVCVRGDKTVVFAISDGGVPFDTFMRLFRDGLKCRNALFLDGGTAPALFVPGARSGNVLFGLGPMIAVYEKERR, from the coding sequence GTGAGAAAGATCCTGATCCGCGCCACTGCTTTCCTTGCGATGGCCGCGTTCTGTGGCCCGAGTGACGCAGCCGCGCAACCCTGCAAGCCCTACGCGTTCGAGGGCAACGGCTATACGCTGTGCGAGGCCTCGCTCGACCGCTTCGCGATCAGGCTTTTCTGGCAGAAGCCGGACGGCACCCCGTACACCTATCTGAGCGCCGTGCCGAAGACGGACGAGCGCGGCGGACGGCTCGCGTTTGCACTGAACGGCGGCATGTTCCACCCGGACTACAAGCCCGTGGGGCTGCATGTGGAAAACGGCCGCGAACTCGTGCGCGCCAACACGCGGCCGGGCCCCGGCAATTTTCACCTCAGGCCGAACGGCGTCTTTTATGTCGGGGAGGCGGAAGCGGGTGTGATGGAGACAGGCGCCTTTCTCAAGAAGAAGCCGAAGGCGAGCTACGCGACGCAATCGGGACCGATGCTGGTGATAGACGGCCAGTTGCATCCGCGCATCGCCAAGGCCAACGTCTCGGCGAAGCCGCGTGACGGCGTCTGCGTTCGCGGCGACAAGACCGTCGTCTTCGCGATCTCGGACGGCGGCGTGCCGTTCGATACGTTCATGCGGTTGTTTCGCGACGGCCTGAAATGCAGGAATGCGCTGTTTCTCGACGGAGGCACCGCGCCCGCCCTGTTCGTGCCGGGCGCCCGCAGCGGCAATGTGCTGTTCGGGCTGGGACCGATGATCGCGGTTTATGAAAAGGAGCGGCGCTAG
- a CDS encoding YihY/virulence factor BrkB family protein, which yields MSLLAAGVAFYALLAIFPGLVFFVAVFGLLAETGQVQNFLVTLKDLLPTEAWEAINAQVAVLVRQNTTSLSLATIISLGLAFINARLGAYALMSALNIVYRRTETRSFAHTNSLAILFTLGALAVLAFNIIVVAAVPGIFRLFGISEFTNAVLHYARWPALAIIVAFSLAVVYRYGPDRKDAHWRWVSLGSLAATALWLAASTGFSWYVSAFNSYDRIYGSFGAVVILLYWLWLTAFAALMGAELDMQIQTALEERQ from the coding sequence GTGAGCCTCCTCGCAGCGGGCGTCGCGTTCTATGCATTGCTGGCGATCTTCCCCGGCCTCGTGTTCTTCGTCGCGGTTTTCGGTCTCCTCGCCGAGACGGGGCAGGTGCAGAATTTTCTCGTCACGCTGAAGGACTTGCTGCCAACGGAGGCGTGGGAGGCGATCAACGCGCAGGTCGCGGTGCTCGTCCGCCAGAACACGACGTCGCTTTCGCTCGCAACGATCATCTCTCTCGGACTCGCATTCATCAACGCAAGGCTTGGCGCCTACGCGCTCATGAGCGCGCTCAACATCGTCTACAGACGCACCGAGACGCGGAGTTTTGCGCACACCAACAGCCTTGCGATCCTGTTCACGCTCGGCGCGCTGGCCGTGCTTGCCTTCAATATCATCGTGGTCGCGGCAGTACCGGGCATCTTCCGCCTGTTCGGGATCTCGGAGTTCACCAACGCGGTGCTGCATTATGCGCGATGGCCCGCGCTCGCCATTATCGTGGCTTTCAGCCTTGCGGTGGTGTATCGCTATGGACCGGATCGGAAAGACGCGCATTGGCGATGGGTTTCGCTCGGCTCGCTTGCGGCAACAGCGCTCTGGCTTGCGGCATCAACGGGCTTTTCATGGTACGTGTCTGCGTTTAATTCCTACGACCGGATCTACGGCTCGTTCGGGGCCGTCGTAATTCTGCTCTACTGGCTCTGGCTGACAGCTTTTGCCGCACTCATGGGAGCAGAACTGGACATGCAAATTCAGACCGCGCTAGAAGAACGCCAATGA
- the bchI gene encoding magnesium chelatase ATPase subunit I, with product MTRPIYPFSAIVGQDELKLALIISAIDPSIGGVLAFGDRGTGKSTTVRALAALLPPVRAVRACRFNCDPDGSNLCEECREKLREGEKLVARFIRVPVVDLPLGATEDRVVGALDLEKALTRGEKAFETGLLARANRGFLYIDEVNLLEDFLVDLLLDVAASGENVVEREGMSLRHPARFVLIGSGNPEEGELRPQLLDRFGLSVEVRTPQDLPSRIEVVRRRDAFERDPHGFAAAWRGENRKLRRKVATARARVNLIAVPDSILEDAAKLCLALGTDGLRGELTLMRAARALAAYEGAETVTQKHLKSIAPSALRHRLRRDPLDEAGSSVRVDMALEKAFSA from the coding sequence ATGACCCGCCCCATTTATCCTTTCTCCGCCATCGTTGGACAAGACGAGCTGAAGCTTGCCTTGATCATATCCGCCATCGATCCTTCGATTGGCGGCGTGCTTGCTTTCGGCGATCGCGGAACCGGCAAGTCGACCACGGTTCGTGCGCTTGCCGCATTGCTTCCTCCGGTTCGCGCCGTGCGCGCCTGCCGCTTCAACTGCGATCCGGACGGCTCCAATTTGTGCGAGGAGTGCCGCGAGAAGCTGCGCGAAGGCGAGAAACTCGTCGCGCGCTTCATCCGCGTGCCGGTGGTCGACCTGCCGCTCGGCGCGACGGAAGATCGCGTCGTTGGCGCGCTCGACCTCGAAAAGGCTTTGACGCGCGGCGAAAAGGCTTTCGAGACGGGGCTGCTCGCCCGCGCCAATCGCGGCTTTCTCTACATCGACGAAGTGAACCTTCTGGAAGACTTCCTCGTGGACCTGCTGCTCGACGTGGCCGCCTCCGGCGAGAACGTCGTCGAGCGCGAGGGCATGAGCTTGCGCCATCCCGCGCGCTTCGTGCTCATCGGTTCGGGCAACCCGGAAGAAGGCGAGCTTCGTCCGCAGCTTCTCGACCGTTTCGGCCTTTCCGTCGAGGTTCGCACGCCCCAGGATCTGCCCTCGCGCATCGAGGTGGTCCGCCGCCGCGACGCGTTCGAGCGCGACCCGCATGGTTTCGCTGCCGCTTGGCGCGGCGAAAACCGCAAGCTCCGCAGGAAGGTTGCGACCGCGCGCGCGCGCGTCAACCTCATCGCCGTGCCGGATTCGATCCTTGAAGATGCCGCGAAGCTCTGCCTTGCGCTCGGCACCGATGGCCTTCGCGGCGAACTCACGCTGATGCGCGCGGCCCGCGCGCTTGCCGCCTATGAGGGCGCGGAAACCGTGACGCAGAAGCATCTGAAATCCATCGCGCCGTCCGCGCTCCGCCACCGTCTGCGCCGCGATCCGCTCGACGAGGCGGGCTCTTCGGTGCGCGTCGACATGGCGCTTGAGAAAGCGTTCAGCGCATGA
- a CDS encoding magnesium chelatase subunit D translates to MNGGGEAEERSLWEEAVMAASLFAVDPVGLGGIAVASKYGPVRDSWMDFLRSIVPGWAPFRKLPLYAADERLFGGLDLAATLAHGKPVAERGLLAEMDRGFLVIPSAERMEAGLASRLGLVIDAGAVHVEREAASLLHPARFGVIALDESEAGDDETPPAALLERLGLRIDLTDVTWRDVGLSDTTLEEIEAAQARLPNVVVPDSIIAGLVSAAVSFGVQTMRAPVFAVRAARASAALAGRDEANEEDAGLAAMFVLAPRATRMPEPMEDQAPPEPPPPEPQDDKEEDGKGGGESGENETAPDDDKALTDMIIAAAAAAMPKEMLVKAAAKPFRVPPSAPMGKAGAERTNAARGRPAGVRRGEPKPGSPLSLLETLRAAAPWQKIRKTMLERAAANTGGIGKIEVRSDDFRIKRLKARSQTATIFAVDASGSAAMQRLAETKGAVELLLAECYIRRDQVALVAFRGTRAEILLPPTRSLTRAKKSLAALAGGGGTPLASGIDAAGALALNIRRRGVAPLVVFLTDGKANIAADGKPGRERAQNDANTAGRRLRAEGIATILVDTSPRPQAQAEKLAQEMAARYVPMPYANAAAISKAAKMAAKG, encoded by the coding sequence ATGAACGGCGGCGGCGAGGCGGAGGAACGCTCGCTGTGGGAAGAGGCCGTCATGGCGGCTTCCCTGTTCGCCGTGGACCCGGTGGGGCTTGGCGGTATCGCCGTCGCCTCGAAATACGGGCCGGTGCGCGACAGCTGGATGGACTTCCTAAGAAGTATCGTGCCCGGCTGGGCGCCCTTCCGCAAACTGCCGCTTTATGCGGCGGACGAGCGGTTGTTTGGCGGCCTCGACCTCGCGGCGACGCTCGCGCATGGCAAGCCCGTCGCCGAGCGCGGTCTTCTGGCAGAGATGGACCGTGGTTTTCTCGTGATCCCGTCTGCCGAGCGCATGGAGGCGGGACTTGCCTCTAGGCTCGGCCTCGTGATCGACGCGGGCGCGGTGCATGTGGAGCGCGAGGCGGCCTCGCTGCTGCATCCGGCGCGCTTCGGCGTGATCGCTCTCGACGAGAGCGAGGCGGGCGACGACGAAACGCCGCCTGCCGCGCTTCTGGAACGCCTCGGCCTTCGCATCGACCTGACCGACGTGACCTGGCGCGATGTCGGCCTGTCCGACACGACGCTCGAAGAGATCGAGGCGGCTCAGGCGCGACTGCCGAACGTCGTAGTGCCGGACAGCATCATCGCTGGCCTTGTCTCAGCCGCCGTGTCGTTCGGCGTCCAGACGATGCGCGCGCCGGTGTTCGCCGTGCGCGCCGCCCGAGCGTCCGCAGCGCTCGCGGGCCGCGACGAGGCCAACGAGGAAGACGCGGGGCTTGCCGCGATGTTTGTGCTGGCGCCTCGCGCGACGCGCATGCCGGAGCCGATGGAAGATCAGGCTCCGCCGGAGCCGCCCCCGCCCGAGCCGCAGGACGACAAGGAAGAAGACGGCAAGGGCGGCGGCGAGAGCGGGGAAAACGAGACCGCGCCCGACGACGACAAGGCGCTTACCGATATGATCATCGCGGCCGCCGCTGCCGCCATGCCGAAGGAAATGCTCGTGAAGGCCGCCGCGAAGCCGTTTCGCGTGCCGCCATCCGCGCCCATGGGCAAGGCGGGTGCCGAGCGCACCAACGCCGCGCGCGGGCGTCCGGCGGGCGTGCGGCGTGGCGAGCCGAAGCCCGGATCGCCGCTGAGCCTGCTCGAAACGCTGCGGGCTGCGGCACCCTGGCAGAAGATCCGCAAGACGATGCTCGAAAGGGCGGCGGCAAACACCGGCGGCATCGGCAAGATCGAGGTCAGAAGCGACGACTTTCGCATCAAGCGGCTCAAGGCGCGCTCGCAGACCGCAACCATTTTCGCCGTGGATGCGTCCGGCTCGGCTGCCATGCAGCGCCTCGCGGAAACGAAGGGCGCCGTCGAGCTTCTGCTCGCGGAGTGCTACATTCGCCGCGATCAGGTGGCGCTCGTGGCCTTTCGCGGCACGCGGGCGGAAATCCTCCTGCCGCCGACGCGGTCACTCACCCGCGCCAAGAAAAGCCTCGCGGCGCTCGCCGGCGGCGGCGGAACGCCTCTCGCCTCCGGCATCGATGCGGCGGGGGCGCTCGCGCTCAACATCCGGCGCCGGGGCGTCGCTCCGCTCGTGGTGTTCTTAACGGACGGGAAAGCCAATATCGCGGCAGACGGGAAGCCGGGCCGCGAGCGCGCTCAAAATGACGCGAACACAGCCGGTCGGCGCTTGCGCGCGGAAGGTATCGCCACAATCTTGGTAGATACCTCTCCGAGGCCGCAGGCGCAGGCTGAGAAGCTCGCGCAGGAAATGGCAGCGCGCTATGTGCCAATGCCTTACGCCAACGCGGCCGCTATATCGAAGGCTGCGAAAATGGCTGCGAAGGGATGA
- the bchO gene encoding alpha/beta fold hydrolase BchO: MTALKWERDGLDWPNRAASRFVSAGGLRWHVQEMGSGPTVLLVHGTGASTHSWRHFAPILAKRFRVIAPDLPGHGFTEAPRTSTLLTLPHMARSIATLLDTLQVKPVLAVGHSAGSAILCRMALDGKLGAQAIVSLNGAFLPFPGIASQLFPMIARALFLNPFVPGYFAWKARDRITVRRLIEGTGSRIDAEGLAQYGLLLGNSTHIASALGMMANWDLHSLSSDLPNLKTKLTLIACTEDKAVPSHVAFKVYNMVPDSKVILLRHMGHLAHEEKPQETADIVFAEAERYGILAHGEHEAVAQPAAE; encoded by the coding sequence ATGACAGCGTTGAAATGGGAGCGGGACGGCCTCGATTGGCCGAACCGTGCCGCGAGTCGATTTGTGTCTGCCGGCGGACTGCGCTGGCATGTGCAGGAGATGGGCAGCGGGCCGACCGTGCTGCTCGTGCACGGTACCGGCGCTTCCACTCACTCCTGGCGGCATTTCGCGCCTATTCTCGCGAAGCGCTTCCGCGTGATAGCGCCCGACCTTCCCGGCCATGGTTTCACCGAAGCGCCGCGTACATCGACGCTGCTCACGCTGCCGCATATGGCACGGTCGATCGCGACGCTGCTTGACACCCTTCAGGTCAAGCCCGTGCTCGCCGTCGGCCATTCCGCAGGCTCGGCGATACTCTGCCGCATGGCGCTCGATGGCAAGCTCGGCGCGCAGGCGATCGTCAGCCTGAACGGCGCATTCCTTCCGTTTCCGGGCATCGCCTCGCAACTCTTCCCCATGATCGCGCGCGCGCTGTTTCTGAACCCCTTCGTGCCCGGCTATTTCGCGTGGAAGGCGCGCGACCGGATAACGGTCCGCCGGCTGATTGAAGGGACGGGCTCCCGGATCGATGCGGAGGGCCTTGCCCAATATGGGCTCCTTCTGGGAAATTCGACGCACATCGCATCCGCGCTCGGCATGATGGCGAACTGGGATCTGCATTCTCTTTCGAGCGACCTGCCGAACCTCAAGACGAAGCTCACGCTCATCGCTTGTACCGAGGACAAGGCCGTGCCGAGTCATGTGGCCTTCAAGGTCTACAACATGGTTCCCGACTCGAAAGTCATCCTCTTGCGACACATGGGCCATCTCGCCCACGAGGAAAAACCGCAGGAAACCGCAGACATCGTCTTTGCCGAAGCGGAAAGGTACGGGATACTCGCGCATGGCGAGCACGAAGCCGTGGCGCAACCGGCGGCCGAATAG
- a CDS encoding tetratricopeptide repeat protein — protein MLTSDFVRRISPRGALGALLGVCLAALAAYPGDAHAAAPNKAKATTGSVSYGSNSLLGSYLAGHVARSARDSENAALYYRRALQKDPSNSDILDDAFQLDLASGEFESAKTLALRLIKRPGEAAIAYDFLGLDAFKRKDYAKADEYFRLAAKGTSPEEPTMKLARAWVAVAQGQADRAIAILSQPSKAAWATHFETVQRAFVADVAKKKAAAAEAYKTVYEKKPTNMRIAEGYARHLAVWGDRQQALDVLKESGAEETPLGSALAADLKAGRTPKLMVSTVDEGLAETFLGIGQVLASNNGVDAAQIYLRLALYLNPASEIAKLELAEIYGNLEHYHKAVAVLDGIRETSPFRLNAQVRKALYLNALQKTDEATALLAALAEKHPKEESVLQTLASIDSAAKRYEAAIPYYTRVIELIGEPEKRHWSLFYQRGIAYERTKQWAKAEADFKRALDLDPEQGAVLNYLGYSWLDQNINIPEAFELIKKAVRLKPNDGYIIDSLGWGYYIQKDYEQAVKHLDKAVELRPEDPTLNDHLGDVYWRLGRKLEAKFQWTQALSLNPEPEDVVKIKKKLEAGLPDEAGPHAELQTHPEAVPAVASEPQPQETANP, from the coding sequence ATGCTGACATCGGATTTCGTTCGCCGGATCTCGCCACGCGGTGCTTTGGGTGCGCTGCTGGGTGTCTGCCTTGCCGCTCTGGCGGCGTATCCGGGAGATGCGCACGCGGCGGCGCCGAACAAGGCGAAGGCCACCACCGGGTCTGTGAGCTATGGCAGCAATTCGCTTCTCGGGAGCTATCTGGCGGGGCATGTGGCGCGCTCGGCCCGCGACAGCGAGAACGCGGCGCTTTACTATCGGCGCGCCCTCCAGAAAGATCCGTCGAATTCCGATATTCTCGACGATGCCTTCCAGCTGGATCTGGCGTCGGGCGAGTTCGAATCTGCGAAAACCCTCGCGCTGCGGCTGATCAAGCGGCCCGGCGAAGCCGCGATCGCATATGATTTTCTGGGCCTCGATGCGTTCAAGCGCAAGGATTACGCGAAGGCGGACGAGTATTTCCGTCTGGCGGCGAAAGGCACGTCGCCCGAAGAGCCGACGATGAAGCTCGCCCGCGCCTGGGTTGCGGTTGCGCAGGGCCAGGCCGACCGGGCCATCGCCATTCTGTCCCAGCCGAGCAAGGCGGCGTGGGCCACGCATTTTGAAACCGTCCAGCGCGCCTTCGTCGCGGATGTCGCGAAAAAGAAGGCGGCAGCGGCCGAAGCCTACAAGACCGTCTACGAGAAAAAGCCCACGAACATGCGCATCGCCGAGGGCTACGCCCGTCACCTCGCCGTTTGGGGCGACAGGCAGCAGGCGCTCGACGTGTTGAAGGAAAGCGGAGCCGAAGAGACGCCGCTCGGATCTGCGCTGGCGGCGGATCTGAAGGCAGGCAGGACGCCGAAACTCATGGTTTCGACCGTGGATGAGGGGCTTGCCGAGACGTTCCTCGGGATCGGGCAGGTGCTCGCCTCGAACAATGGCGTCGACGCCGCGCAGATTTATCTGCGCCTCGCGCTGTATCTCAACCCGGCATCCGAGATCGCGAAGCTCGAACTCGCCGAAATCTACGGCAATCTCGAACATTATCACAAGGCGGTGGCGGTGCTCGACGGGATCCGCGAGACCTCGCCCTTCCGGCTTAACGCGCAGGTACGAAAGGCGCTCTACCTCAACGCCCTGCAAAAGACGGACGAAGCCACGGCGCTGCTCGCGGCGCTTGCGGAAAAGCACCCCAAGGAAGAGTCCGTTCTTCAGACGCTCGCCTCCATCGACAGCGCCGCGAAACGCTACGAGGCCGCGATCCCGTATTACACGCGCGTGATCGAACTGATCGGTGAGCCCGAGAAGCGCCACTGGTCGCTTTTCTACCAGCGCGGCATCGCCTATGAGCGTACCAAGCAATGGGCCAAGGCCGAGGCGGATTTCAAGCGGGCGCTCGACCTCGACCCCGAGCAGGGCGCGGTGCTCAATTATCTCGGCTATTCCTGGCTCGACCAGAACATCAACATTCCCGAGGCCTTCGAGCTGATCAAGAAGGCGGTTCGCCTGAAGCCGAACGACGGCTACATCATCGACAGTCTCGGCTGGGGTTATTACATCCAGAAGGACTACGAGCAGGCCGTGAAGCATCTCGACAAGGCCGTGGAGCTTCGGCCCGAAGACCCGACGCTGAACGATCATCTCGGCGATGTCTACTGGCGGCTAGGGCGCAAGCTCGAAGCGAAGTTCCAGTGGACGCAGGCGCTGAGCCTCAATCCCGAGCCTGAGGACGTGGTCAAGATCAAGAAGAAGCTCGAAGCCGGACTTCCGGACGAAGCAGGCCCTCATGCGGAATTGCAGACGCACCCGGAGGCGGTTCCCGCCGTCGCGTCCGAGCCGCAGCCTCAGGAGACGGCAAATCCGTAA